A part of Larkinella insperata genomic DNA contains:
- a CDS encoding PKD domain-containing protein, producing the protein MTQRFLLFLIFGLSTGIFARAQTAIFNASLSAQPGSAISLQGNFGASAKAYLNKGTSSSSVSLPILVQSANQATVQIPADLGLDLYQVWVSDNGQNSPKVFINQAWGMHFDSPEVAPEGTLRIFGRNLQVSGATAKVRFVASNGTSLNATVSGGDAYALTVKAPSGLQPGTVYSVWVSNGFGGSLGETKMSKTITAIKAGADYFKLNVGWAAKLDFYKNVYNVKTDSRLSTKAKGDGNTSDYKALREAIKKANADGGGIVYLPAGTYKLDFPDNFEGIRMLDRVVLQGAGKDQTIIKFGYNTNSDKVGVYWDSGIKQAGIADLTLLNIDTSGDLVTNMRGKGSEMFLQRIRFDLAKSNWIWFNGSDKLVIANSDFTHGVDNQFSYRGPFMLNECSNYVFTGNHVTFAVDGLNFDRSHDGIIENNTILRDGSARYPLERVNHVLVMNFALDVAVLNNTLKVINGPAQNNFDGEAIIAEGGGATRPDEDTGTVSGASASSLRDDAKTWGSLKQSPVVAIVHGKGMGQWRRIVSRSGNTLTVDRPWQVTPAAGSRYAIFNWGSENWLIKGNSMEGNYRGITLYKNATTQVAIVDNTLLNSGSIDLTPSQQMRGSTQTFIPMYNNQLVGNRVSNTNVLVGNFIGVHTVQQSQEKCFGTSVLGLEMRGNTLRAGQPNMGADIHGDPYPEGYLNTLEFHSAGRDYVDEDIAAVLGTILENNTAINSEHAIHFNSGSYNTYVCNTRMTNVKNLVNDVFFNRVTHGAVRTGSCTPIPAQLTADAGPDRRLVLPTNSIVLPGKATSSPVGNIASTAWVKVSGPNPAMSSMNTLTPLVSRMPTGTYVFRLTVKDKDNRQVTDDVTIVVASSGTPSEVPDPTVPSEPSNPTSPSPSQQAVVSFSLMNANTDKEIKVLSNGEELNLAKLPTRNLNIRVNTSPTVVGSVVMELSGRQSRNQTETAAPYALFGDTNGDYKSWTPSTGSYTLKVTPYTEAGGKGTAGKALTINFTVVNQSSARMSAEDDPEIAGLTVKTYPNPFVDSFTLEVKGREEGKLPVVVYDSYGRAVLQLADVQPDQLIQFGNEHAPGMYILQVGEGDMTKRHKLMKN; encoded by the coding sequence ATGACTCAACGCTTCTTACTCTTTTTGATCTTTGGATTAAGCACCGGCATTTTTGCTCGGGCGCAGACCGCCATCTTTAACGCCAGCCTGTCGGCTCAACCCGGTTCGGCCATCAGCCTGCAGGGCAACTTCGGGGCGTCGGCCAAAGCCTACCTCAACAAAGGCACCTCCTCCTCCTCGGTCAGCTTACCCATCCTGGTGCAGAGCGCCAACCAGGCCACCGTCCAGATCCCGGCCGACCTGGGCCTGGACCTCTACCAGGTCTGGGTCTCCGACAATGGCCAGAACAGCCCCAAAGTCTTCATCAACCAGGCCTGGGGCATGCACTTCGACTCCCCCGAAGTCGCCCCCGAGGGCACCCTGCGCATCTTCGGACGGAACCTGCAAGTGAGCGGGGCTACGGCTAAGGTGCGGTTTGTGGCTTCCAATGGCACCTCGCTCAACGCCACCGTCAGCGGGGGCGATGCCTATGCCCTCACGGTGAAAGCCCCCAGCGGCCTGCAGCCCGGCACCGTCTACAGCGTCTGGGTGAGCAATGGCTTTGGGGGCTCACTGGGCGAAACCAAAATGAGCAAGACCATCACCGCCATCAAGGCCGGGGCCGACTACTTCAAACTCAACGTGGGCTGGGCCGCCAAGCTGGACTTTTACAAGAACGTCTACAACGTCAAGACCGACTCGCGGCTGAGCACCAAAGCCAAAGGCGACGGCAACACGAGTGACTACAAAGCCCTGCGCGAGGCCATCAAGAAGGCCAACGCCGACGGGGGGGGCATCGTCTACCTGCCAGCGGGCACCTACAAGCTGGACTTTCCCGACAACTTTGAGGGCATCCGCATGCTGGACCGGGTGGTGCTCCAGGGCGCCGGCAAGGACCAGACCATCATCAAGTTTGGCTACAACACCAACTCCGATAAAGTCGGGGTTTACTGGGATTCAGGAATCAAACAGGCTGGTATTGCGGACCTGACCTTACTGAACATTGATACCAGTGGTGACCTGGTTACTAATATGCGGGGTAAAGGCAGTGAGATGTTCCTGCAGCGCATCCGCTTTGACCTGGCCAAAAGCAACTGGATCTGGTTCAACGGCAGCGATAAACTCGTCATCGCCAACTCGGACTTCACCCACGGCGTCGACAACCAGTTCAGCTACCGCGGCCCCTTCATGCTCAACGAATGCTCCAACTACGTCTTCACCGGCAACCACGTCACCTTCGCCGTCGATGGACTCAACTTCGACCGCAGCCACGACGGCATCATCGAGAACAACACCATCCTGCGCGATGGCTCGGCCCGCTACCCCCTCGAGCGGGTCAACCACGTGCTGGTGATGAACTTTGCTCTGGATGTGGCCGTCCTCAACAACACGCTGAAAGTTATCAATGGGCCCGCCCAGAACAACTTCGACGGCGAAGCCATCATCGCCGAAGGGGGCGGGGCCACCCGGCCCGACGAAGACACCGGCACGGTCAGTGGGGCCTCGGCCAGCAGCCTGCGGGACGATGCCAAGACCTGGGGCAGTCTCAAGCAAAGCCCGGTGGTGGCCATCGTGCACGGCAAGGGCATGGGCCAGTGGCGCCGGATTGTCAGCCGCAGCGGCAACACGCTGACGGTGGATCGGCCCTGGCAGGTGACGCCCGCGGCCGGCAGCCGGTATGCGATCTTCAACTGGGGCTCGGAGAACTGGCTCATCAAGGGCAACAGCATGGAGGGCAACTACCGGGGCATCACCCTCTACAAGAACGCCACCACCCAGGTGGCCATTGTGGACAACACGCTGTTGAACAGCGGCTCGATCGATCTAACGCCCTCCCAGCAGATGCGGGGCAGCACCCAGACGTTTATTCCCATGTACAACAACCAGCTTGTGGGCAACCGGGTGAGCAACACCAACGTGCTGGTGGGCAACTTCATCGGGGTGCACACCGTCCAGCAGTCGCAGGAGAAGTGTTTCGGCACCTCGGTGCTGGGTCTGGAGATGCGCGGCAACACGCTGCGGGCGGGTCAGCCCAACATGGGGGCGGACATCCACGGGGACCCCTACCCGGAGGGGTATCTCAACACGCTGGAGTTTCACTCGGCGGGTAGAGATTACGTTGACGAGGACATTGCAGCGGTGTTGGGCACGATCCTGGAGAACAACACGGCCATCAACAGCGAGCATGCCATCCATTTCAACAGCGGCAGTTACAACACGTATGTGTGCAACACGCGAATGACGAATGTAAAGAACTTAGTGAATGACGTCTTCTTCAATAGAGTAACGCACGGGGCGGTACGGACGGGCTCGTGCACGCCGATCCCGGCGCAGCTGACGGCTGATGCGGGTCCGGATCGGAGATTGGTTTTACCGACGAACAGCATTGTGTTGCCGGGCAAGGCCACCAGCAGTCCGGTCGGCAACATTGCCAGCACAGCTTGGGTAAAGGTATCGGGTCCTAATCCGGCCATGTCGAGCATGAATACCCTCACCCCCTTGGTGAGCAGGATGCCGACAGGCACCTACGTCTTCCGGCTGACGGTAAAGGATAAGGATAATCGGCAGGTTACTGATGATGTAACTATTGTCGTGGCTTCTTCAGGTACTCCGTCGGAGGTACCTGATCCAACGGTTCCATCAGAACCATCAAATCCAACGTCACCCAGTCCCAGTCAACAAGCCGTTGTTAGTTTTAGCTTAATGAACGCTAATACCGACAAAGAAATCAAAGTGTTGTCCAATGGCGAAGAGTTAAATCTTGCTAAGTTGCCGACGCGAAATTTAAACATACGAGTTAACACGAGCCCAACTGTGGTAGGTTCGGTGGTAATGGAATTGAGCGGAAGACAAAGCAGAAATCAAACCGAAACAGCCGCTCCCTACGCTTTGTTTGGGGATACCAATGGTGATTATAAGAGTTGGACTCCCAGCACAGGTAGCTATACGTTAAAAGTAACTCCTTACACAGAAGCAGGAGGAAAGGGAACAGCTGGCAAGGCGCTAACAATTAATTTTACGGTCGTCAACCAATCCTCTGCCCGTATGAGTGCAGAAGATGACCCGGAGATTGCCGGATTGACGGTCAAAACATACCCTAACCCTTTTGTGGATTCATTCACTCTGGAAGTAAAAGGCAGAGAAGAAGGAAAATTACCAGTGGTCGTCTATGATAGCTATGGTAGAGCGGTCTTACAACTAGCGGATGTTCAGCCAGACCAACTAATTCAATTTGGAAACGAACATGCACCAGGCATGTATATACTACAGGTTGGTGAAGGTGATATGACTAAGCGGCACAAGCTGATGAAGAATTAG